Proteins encoded by one window of Sediminicoccus rosea:
- a CDS encoding TorF family putative porin: protein MPIRKLFLACATLAGFAMIQPAQAQIPIGESGITVTTTGTYASDYLFRGISQTRSRMAYQAASEAVHTSGVYVGGFISNVSFQGLDARQEVDVYGGYRVTLGGVNLDFGGIGYLYPGYTRPPGGVSPVLDYAEIYAKATYEIGPVNLLGAFNYSPNFFGRSGDGFYVEGGADWKTGVWDLTLGGRIGYQWIQRNAVFGTPDYAWWSIAVTREFPIANIGTVVASVGYYDTSISKQDCIYGTAQNICSARALASIAFRF, encoded by the coding sequence ATGCCCATCCGCAAGCTTTTCCTGGCCTGTGCCACCTTGGCGGGCTTCGCCATGATCCAGCCGGCCCAGGCCCAGATCCCGATCGGCGAGAGCGGGATCACCGTCACCACCACCGGCACCTATGCCAGCGACTACCTCTTCCGCGGCATCAGCCAGACCCGCTCCCGCATGGCCTACCAGGCGGCGTCCGAGGCGGTGCACACGAGCGGCGTCTATGTCGGCGGCTTCATCTCCAATGTCAGCTTCCAGGGCCTGGATGCGCGGCAGGAGGTGGACGTCTATGGCGGCTACCGCGTCACGCTCGGTGGCGTGAACCTGGATTTCGGCGGCATCGGCTACCTCTATCCCGGCTATACCCGTCCGCCCGGCGGCGTCTCCCCCGTGCTCGACTACGCGGAAATCTACGCCAAGGCGACCTATGAGATCGGCCCCGTGAACCTGCTGGGCGCCTTCAACTACTCGCCCAACTTCTTCGGGCGTTCGGGCGATGGCTTCTATGTCGAGGGCGGCGCCGACTGGAAGACCGGCGTCTGGGACCTCACGCTGGGCGGCCGCATCGGCTACCAGTGGATCCAGCGCAACGCCGTCTTCGGCACGCCGGACTATGCGTGGTGGTCCATCGCCGTCACCCGCGAATTCCCCATCGCCAATATCGGCACGGTGGTCGCGAGCGTGGGCTACTACGACACCTCGATCAGCAAGCAGGACTGCATCTACGGCACGGCGCAGAACATCTGTAGCGCCCGCGCCCTGGCCTCGATCGCCTTCCGGTTCTGA
- a CDS encoding Bug family tripartite tricarboxylate transporter substrate binding protein has protein sequence MLLTSRRGLLAASATGLLAGKSALAQPALPANWPDRPIRIIVPYAAGGITDVISRGMAVGLQGTLGQPVVVENRPGANGTVGTLVAARAPADGTTLTMGITDTFAINRSTFRSLPYSDENDFVPISMVTRVPFALMVGAHRREITDYASFIREARREAGRLSHASWGVGSSSHLAFEFVARAERFEKLHVPFAAQAPGMQAVASGQVDSMMLPVGGANSLAVDNRARILALAHPTRIELTPNVPTLTELGVPLATGLWLALYAPARTPAPIIARLNAAVREGMRNEQTQAVFRQQAGAAEPSTPEELAAFAARERVQWAQLVNEKNIRVE, from the coding sequence ATGCTTCTGACATCCCGCCGCGGCCTCCTGGCCGCCAGCGCCACCGGCTTGCTTGCCGGCAAATCCGCCCTGGCTCAACCGGCGCTGCCCGCCAATTGGCCGGACCGGCCGATCCGCATCATCGTCCCCTATGCGGCGGGCGGCATCACGGATGTGATCAGCCGTGGCATGGCGGTCGGCCTGCAGGGCACGCTGGGCCAGCCCGTGGTGGTCGAGAACCGGCCGGGCGCCAATGGCACCGTGGGCACGCTGGTGGCGGCGCGCGCCCCGGCCGATGGCACCACCCTGACCATGGGCATCACCGACACCTTCGCCATCAACCGCTCCACCTTCCGCTCGCTCCCCTACAGCGACGAGAACGACTTCGTGCCCATTTCCATGGTCACGCGCGTCCCCTTCGCGCTCATGGTGGGCGCGCATCGCCGCGAGATCACGGATTATGCGAGCTTCATCCGCGAGGCGCGGCGCGAGGCCGGGCGCCTCAGCCATGCCTCCTGGGGCGTCGGCTCCTCCTCGCACCTCGCCTTCGAGTTCGTGGCCCGGGCGGAGCGCTTCGAGAAGCTGCACGTGCCCTTCGCCGCGCAGGCACCGGGCATGCAGGCCGTCGCCTCGGGCCAGGTGGACTCCATGATGCTGCCGGTGGGTGGCGCCAACAGCCTGGCGGTGGACAACCGAGCCCGCATCCTGGCCCTCGCCCACCCGACGCGCATCGAACTCACCCCGAATGTGCCGACATTGACCGAACTCGGCGTGCCGCTGGCCACCGGCCTCTGGCTCGCGCTCTACGCGCCGGCCCGCACCCCCGCGCCGATCATCGCCCGGCTGAACGCCGCCGTGCGCGAGGGCATGCGCAACGAGCAGACGCAGGCCGTCTTCCGACAGCAGGCGGGGGCGGCCGAGCCCTCGACGCCCGAGGAGCTGGCCGCCTTCGCCGCGCGGGAGCGCGTGCAATGGGCGCAACTGGTGAACGAGAAGAACATCCGCGTCGAATGA
- a CDS encoding ribonuclease HII produces the protein MPDFRLEQAAGGLVAGLDEAGRGPLAGPVIAAAVVFLRPCPAPLAALLDDSKRLKEAARRNAALALRDAQRQGIVAFALGGASAAEIGRINILAASLLAMRRALLRLPVMPGLALVDGNRPPPLPCPVRCVVGGDGLSLSIAAASILAKTLRDAGMARLDARWPAYGFARHQGYPTAQHRQALLEHGPSPHHRRGFGPVEEAFARHRC, from the coding sequence ATGCCTGACTTCCGCCTCGAGCAGGCGGCCGGCGGCCTGGTCGCCGGGCTGGACGAGGCCGGGCGCGGGCCGCTCGCCGGCCCCGTCATCGCGGCCGCCGTCGTCTTCCTCCGCCCCTGCCCCGCCCCGCTCGCCGCGCTGCTGGATGACAGCAAGCGCCTGAAGGAGGCCGCGCGCCGCAACGCCGCGCTGGCGCTGCGCGACGCCCAGCGCCAGGGCATCGTGGCCTTCGCGCTGGGCGGCGCCTCGGCCGCCGAGATCGGGCGGATCAACATCCTCGCCGCCTCGCTGCTGGCCATGCGCCGCGCGCTGCTGCGATTGCCCGTGATGCCCGGCCTCGCGCTGGTGGACGGCAACCGCCCGCCGCCCCTCCCCTGCCCGGTGCGCTGCGTGGTGGGCGGCGATGGCCTCAGCCTCTCCATCGCCGCCGCCTCGATCCTGGCGAAGACGTTGCGTGACGCCGGGATGGCGCGGCTGGATGCGCGCTGGCCGGCCTATGGCTTCGCGCGGCACCAGGGCTATCCCACCGCGCAGCATCGCCAGGCCCTGCTGGAGCACGGGCCCTCGCCACATCACCGGCGCGGCTTCGGGCCGGTGGAGGAAGCCTTCGCGCGGCACCGCTGTTGA
- a CDS encoding site-specific DNA-methyltransferase, with product MGAGLEIPLDRILLGDCIETLRALPPASVHAVFADPPYNLQLRGTLHRPDHSLVDAVDDAWDQFTDFAAYDAFTREWLTECRRVLRKDGTLWLIGSYHNIFRLGTALQDLGFWILNDVIWRKANPMPNFRGRRFTNAHETLIWAARSEDAKYRFNYAAMKALNDDLQMRSDWYIPLCTGNERLRDEAGNKLHPTQKPEALLHRVILSCTQKGDVILDPFSGSGTTGAVAKRLGRRFIGIERDPTYAAAAERRIAAIQPLGDVETAPTPTRKEQPRIAFGSLVERGLVQPGATLTDRHRRWAAQVFADGTIACGTARGSIHGVGAAVQEAPSCNGWTFWHLVQADGALKLLDVFRTELAG from the coding sequence TTGGGCGCTGGTCTCGAGATACCGCTCGACAGGATCCTGCTGGGCGACTGCATCGAGACGCTGCGCGCCCTGCCGCCCGCCTCGGTGCACGCGGTCTTCGCCGACCCGCCCTACAACCTGCAGCTCCGCGGCACGCTGCACCGCCCCGACCACAGCCTGGTGGACGCGGTGGATGACGCCTGGGACCAGTTCACCGATTTCGCGGCCTATGACGCCTTCACGCGCGAATGGCTGACGGAATGCCGCCGCGTCCTGCGCAAGGACGGCACGCTCTGGCTCATCGGCAGCTACCACAACATCTTCCGCCTCGGCACCGCGTTGCAGGACCTCGGCTTCTGGATCCTGAACGACGTCATCTGGCGCAAGGCCAACCCGATGCCGAATTTCCGCGGCCGGCGCTTCACCAACGCGCATGAGACGCTGATCTGGGCCGCCCGCAGCGAGGACGCGAAATACCGCTTCAACTACGCCGCGATGAAGGCGCTCAACGACGACCTGCAGATGCGCAGCGACTGGTACATCCCGCTCTGCACCGGCAATGAGCGCCTGCGCGACGAGGCGGGCAACAAGCTCCACCCGACGCAGAAGCCCGAGGCGCTGCTCCACCGCGTCATCCTCTCCTGCACGCAGAAGGGCGATGTGATCCTCGATCCCTTCAGCGGTTCGGGCACCACGGGCGCCGTCGCCAAGCGGCTCGGCCGGCGCTTCATCGGCATCGAGCGCGACCCCACCTATGCCGCCGCCGCCGAGCGCCGCATCGCCGCCATCCAGCCGCTGGGCGATGTCGAGACGGCGCCGACACCCACGCGCAAGGAACAGCCGCGCATCGCCTTCGGCAGCCTGGTGGAGCGCGGGCTGGTGCAGCCCGGCGCCACGCTGACCGACCGCCACCGCCGCTGGGCCGCGCAGGTCTTCGCCGATGGCACCATCGCCTGCGGCACGGCGCGCGGCTCCATCCATGGCGTGGGCGCCGCGGTGCAGGAGGCGCCCTCCTGCAATGGCTGGACCTTCTGGCACCTGGTGCAGGCGGATGGCGCGCTGAAGCTGCTGGACGTCTTCCGCACCGAACTGGCCGGGTGA
- a CDS encoding GNAT family N-acetyltransferase: MKIHEDWFPGLVGDIAALHARHYAASHGFGAVFEAKVARELGDFLTKPRSPGDFFRAVEHDGRALGSIALEDEGHGLGHLRWFILDASLRGSGLGRRLLGEALAHARAQGIGRVYLWTLDGLPAAARLYAEAGFVEVERLTATQWGKAVTELRLEWS; the protein is encoded by the coding sequence GTGAAGATCCACGAGGACTGGTTCCCCGGCCTGGTCGGGGACATCGCCGCGCTGCATGCGCGGCATTATGCCGCGAGCCACGGCTTCGGCGCCGTCTTCGAGGCGAAGGTGGCGCGGGAACTCGGAGATTTCCTGACCAAGCCGCGCTCGCCGGGGGATTTCTTCCGCGCGGTGGAGCATGACGGCCGGGCGCTGGGTTCCATCGCGCTGGAGGATGAGGGCCACGGCCTCGGCCATCTGCGCTGGTTCATCCTGGACGCATCGCTGCGCGGCAGCGGCCTCGGCCGGCGGCTGCTGGGCGAGGCGCTGGCCCATGCGCGGGCGCAGGGCATCGGCCGGGTCTATCTCTGGACACTGGACGGGCTACCGGCCGCCGCCCGCCTCTATGCCGAAGCGGGCTTCGTGGAAGTCGAGCGGCTGACGGCCACCCAATGGGGCAAGGCCGTCACCGAACTCCGGTTGGAGTGGTCCTGA
- the dnaN gene encoding DNA polymerase III subunit beta, whose amino-acid sequence MKFSVERAILLKALGHTQSVVERRNTIPILANILLDAKEGTLRLTATDMEIAIVEEVPGVQVARPGRTTAPAATLYEIVRKLPDGATVELDHKGGDAPLTLRAGRFSTSLPVLPVEDFPSMTEGALPHQFKLEAAKLRGMIARTRFAISTEETRYYLNGIYLHVAEDASGRKLRAAATDGHRLARVETDLPDGASAMPGVIIPRKTVNELNKLAEETRDEIEFRLSDTKISFRVGTVTLTSKLIDGTFPDYERVIPRNNDKVMEVGTQAFAQAVGRVAAISSERSRPVKLSISSDNLLLTASSAEQGEAREELDEGLVTYASSPIEIGFQARYLNDITEQVGETLRFKFSDGSAPTVVQDAADDDALYVLMPMRV is encoded by the coding sequence ATGAAGTTCAGCGTCGAGCGCGCCATCCTGCTCAAGGCCCTCGGGCACACGCAATCCGTGGTCGAGCGCCGGAACACCATTCCCATCCTCGCCAATATCCTGCTGGACGCGAAGGAAGGCACGCTGCGCCTGACCGCGACCGACATGGAAATCGCCATCGTCGAGGAAGTGCCCGGCGTGCAGGTGGCCCGCCCCGGCCGCACCACCGCCCCCGCCGCCACCCTTTATGAAATCGTCCGCAAGCTGCCGGATGGCGCGACGGTCGAGCTCGACCACAAGGGCGGCGACGCGCCCCTGACGCTGCGCGCCGGCCGCTTCAGCACCAGCCTGCCGGTGCTCCCGGTCGAGGACTTCCCCTCGATGACCGAGGGCGCGCTGCCGCATCAATTCAAGCTGGAGGCGGCCAAGCTGCGCGGCATGATCGCCCGCACGCGCTTCGCCATCTCCACCGAGGAAACCCGCTACTACCTGAACGGCATCTACCTGCACGTCGCCGAGGACGCCTCGGGCCGCAAGCTCCGCGCCGCCGCGACCGACGGCCACCGCCTGGCCCGTGTCGAGACCGACCTGCCGGACGGCGCCTCGGCGATGCCGGGCGTCATCATCCCGCGCAAGACCGTCAACGAGCTGAACAAGCTCGCCGAGGAGACGCGCGACGAGATCGAGTTCCGCCTCTCCGACACCAAGATCAGCTTCCGCGTCGGCACCGTCACGCTGACCAGCAAGCTGATCGACGGCACCTTCCCGGATTATGAGCGCGTGATCCCGCGCAACAACGACAAGGTCATGGAAGTCGGCACCCAGGCCTTCGCCCAGGCGGTGGGCCGGGTGGCCGCGATCTCCAGCGAGCGGTCGCGCCCGGTGAAGCTCAGCATCTCCAGCGACAACCTGCTGCTGACGGCCTCCAGCGCCGAGCAGGGCGAAGCGCGCGAGGAGCTGGATGAGGGGCTGGTCACCTATGCCTCCTCGCCCATCGAGATCGGTTTCCAGGCGCGCTACCTGAACGACATCACCGAGCAGGTGGGCGAGACGCTGCGCTTCAAGTTCTCCGATGGCAGCGCGCCGACCGTGGTGCAGGACGCGGCGGATGACGACGCGCTCTACGTCCTGATGCCGATGCGGGTCTGA
- the dnaA gene encoding chromosomal replication initiator protein DnaA, with amino-acid sequence MDQDTGETPPPNAGKIAACWARVRTRLRQEVGDVEYRNWLRQMSLAGVEGESVLIHLPTRFLRDWVRDHYGDRLRLLCQAEMPGVRLVELRVQAASRAEKAAIEQEVAEASPLAESLAPAAATPAMAEPVRNDWLVPLDPRFTFDSFVVGKPNEFAHACARRVAEKPAQAGFNPLFLYGGVGLGKTHLMHAIAWSLRERDPNLSVAYMSAEKFMYRFIAALRSHNTMEFKTQLRSVHVLMVDDLQFLIGKDNTQEEFFHTFNALIDAGKQIIISADKAPNDLSGIEDRLRTRLSGGIVADLHATTYELRLSILQSKATISGVEVPPRVQELLARKIASNVRDLEGALNRVVAHAKLFGRPVTLESVPEVLSDILRAHDKRLSIDDIQRKVAEHYNIRLTEMASARRSRAVARPRQVAMYLAKQLTSRSLPEIGRRFGNRDHTTVLHAVNKITELMAEDPAFAEDVTLLRKMLEM; translated from the coding sequence ATGGATCAGGACACGGGCGAGACCCCCCCGCCCAACGCCGGAAAGATCGCCGCCTGCTGGGCCCGCGTCCGCACACGCCTCCGACAGGAGGTGGGTGACGTCGAGTACCGGAACTGGCTGCGGCAGATGAGCCTGGCCGGTGTCGAGGGGGAAAGCGTCCTCATCCACCTGCCCACGCGCTTCCTGCGGGACTGGGTGCGCGACCATTACGGCGACCGGCTGCGCCTGCTCTGCCAGGCGGAGATGCCCGGCGTGCGCCTGGTGGAGCTGCGCGTGCAGGCCGCCTCCCGCGCCGAGAAGGCCGCGATCGAGCAGGAGGTGGCCGAGGCCTCGCCCCTCGCCGAGAGCCTCGCGCCCGCCGCCGCCACGCCGGCGATGGCCGAGCCCGTCCGCAACGACTGGCTGGTGCCGCTCGACCCCCGCTTTACCTTCGACAGCTTCGTCGTCGGCAAGCCCAATGAATTCGCGCATGCCTGCGCCCGCCGCGTGGCGGAGAAGCCCGCCCAGGCCGGCTTCAACCCGCTCTTCCTCTATGGCGGCGTGGGGCTGGGCAAGACGCATCTGATGCACGCCATCGCGTGGTCCCTGCGGGAGCGCGACCCGAACCTCTCCGTCGCCTACATGTCGGCCGAGAAGTTCATGTACCGCTTCATCGCGGCACTCCGCAGCCACAACACCATGGAGTTCAAGACGCAGCTGCGCTCGGTCCATGTGCTGATGGTGGATGACCTGCAGTTCCTGATCGGCAAGGACAACACGCAGGAGGAGTTCTTCCACACCTTCAATGCGCTGATCGACGCCGGCAAGCAGATCATCATCTCGGCCGACAAGGCGCCGAATGACCTCTCGGGCATCGAGGACCGCCTGCGCACCCGCCTCTCCGGCGGCATCGTGGCCGACCTGCACGCGACGACCTATGAGCTGCGCCTCTCCATCCTGCAGTCCAAGGCGACCATCTCCGGCGTCGAGGTGCCGCCCCGCGTGCAGGAGCTGCTGGCCCGCAAGATCGCCTCCAACGTCCGGGACCTGGAGGGCGCGCTGAACCGCGTGGTGGCGCATGCCAAGCTCTTCGGCCGGCCGGTCACGCTGGAATCCGTGCCCGAGGTGCTCTCCGACATCCTGCGCGCGCATGACAAGCGCCTCTCGATCGACGACATCCAGCGCAAGGTGGCCGAGCACTATAACATCCGCCTGACCGAAATGGCCTCGGCCCGCCGCTCCCGCGCGGTGGCCCGGCCGCGCCAGGTGGCGATGTATCTGGCGAAGCAGCTGACCTCCCGCTCGCTGCCCGAGATCGGCCGGCGCTTCGGCAACCGGGATCACACGACCGTGCTGCACGCGGTGAACAAGATCACGGAGCTGATGGCCGAGGATCCGGCTTTCGCCGAGGATGTGACCCTGCTCAGGAAGATGCTGGAGATGTAA
- the rpsT gene encoding 30S ribosomal protein S20, giving the protein MANNASARKRIRQTEKRTERNRMRRSRVRTFLRKVELAIAGGDKEQAAAAFQSAQPEMQTAVTKGVLHRNTVARKMSRLSARIKALNTASA; this is encoded by the coding sequence ATGGCCAACAATGCTTCCGCGCGCAAGCGCATCCGCCAGACCGAGAAGCGCACCGAGCGCAACCGCATGCGCCGTTCGCGCGTGCGCACCTTCCTGCGCAAGGTCGAGCTGGCGATCGCCGGCGGCGACAAGGAGCAGGCGGCCGCGGCGTTCCAGTCCGCGCAGCCGGAAATGCAGACGGCGGTGACCAAGGGTGTGCTCCATCGCAACACCGTGGCCCGCAAGATGTCGCGCCTCTCGGCTCGCATCAAGGCGCTGAACACCGCTTCGGCCTGA
- a CDS encoding enoyl-CoA hydratase, with amino-acid sequence MAYEMILTETQGAVAVIRLNRPQALNALCDQLMGELGEALRGFDADPAIAAIILTGSEKAFAAGADIKEMKDRTWPGVYFEDFITARWEAVTTIKKPVIAAVAGFALGGGCELAMMCDMIIAADNAKFGQPEINLGIIPGAGGTQRLTRAVGKAKAMDLVLTARMMDATEAERSGLVARVVPLDQLMAEAMKVGEKIASLSGPAVAIAKEAVNRAFETTLAEGVRFERKIFYSLFATEDQKEGMSAFAEKRKPAFRNR; translated from the coding sequence ATGGCCTACGAAATGATCCTGACAGAGACGCAAGGCGCGGTCGCCGTGATCCGGCTGAACCGGCCGCAGGCGCTGAACGCGCTCTGCGACCAGCTGATGGGTGAGCTGGGCGAGGCGCTGCGCGGCTTCGACGCCGACCCCGCCATCGCCGCCATCATCCTGACCGGCTCCGAGAAGGCCTTCGCCGCCGGTGCCGATATCAAGGAGATGAAGGACCGCACCTGGCCGGGCGTCTATTTCGAGGACTTCATCACCGCCCGCTGGGAGGCGGTCACCACCATCAAGAAGCCCGTCATCGCGGCGGTGGCCGGCTTCGCGCTGGGTGGGGGCTGCGAGCTGGCGATGATGTGCGACATGATCATCGCGGCCGACAACGCGAAGTTCGGCCAGCCGGAGATCAACCTCGGCATCATCCCCGGTGCGGGCGGCACCCAGCGCCTGACGCGCGCGGTGGGCAAGGCCAAGGCGATGGACCTCGTGCTCACCGCCCGCATGATGGACGCGACGGAGGCCGAGCGCAGCGGCCTCGTCGCCCGCGTGGTCCCGCTGGACCAGCTGATGGCCGAGGCGATGAAGGTGGGCGAGAAGATCGCAAGCCTCTCGGGCCCCGCCGTCGCCATCGCCAAGGAGGCGGTGAACCGCGCCTTCGAGACGACCCTGGCCGAGGGCGTGCGCTTCGAGCGCAAGATCTTCTATTCGCTCTTCGCGACCGAGGACCAGAAGGAGGGCATGTCGGCCTTCGCCGAGAAGCGCAAGCCCGCTTTCCGCAACCGGTGA
- the mutM gene encoding bifunctional DNA-formamidopyrimidine glycosylase/DNA-(apurinic or apyrimidinic site) lyase has protein sequence MPELPEVETVMRGLASVLGGQVICHAETRRAGLRWPFPPGLAATLTGARVEGFRRRGKYMLMRLEGRESVLIHLGMSGRMVARHRDAAVVARMGPQGLASDARGHNQPPEAHEHLVMETEGGWRVGFVDPRRFGCVDLVPRDAEDGHKLLAGLGPEPLEPGFTVEALEAALTGKITPIKAALLDQKVVAGLGNIYVSEALYRAGISPRRLAATIPGARAGRLVPAITSVLTEAIAAGGSSLRDYVRADGELGVFQERFDVYDRAGQPCARCPGPPACSGITRLVQSGRSTFYCAKHQR, from the coding sequence ATCCCCGAATTGCCCGAGGTCGAGACCGTCATGCGCGGCCTGGCTTCCGTGCTCGGCGGCCAGGTGATCTGCCATGCCGAGACGCGCCGCGCCGGCCTGCGCTGGCCTTTCCCGCCCGGCCTGGCCGCGACGCTCACGGGCGCGCGGGTGGAAGGCTTCCGGCGGCGCGGCAAATACATGCTGATGCGCCTGGAGGGGCGGGAGAGCGTGCTGATCCATCTCGGCATGTCCGGCCGGATGGTGGCGCGGCACCGCGATGCCGCCGTGGTGGCCCGGATGGGCCCGCAGGGCCTCGCCAGCGACGCCCGCGGCCACAACCAGCCGCCCGAGGCGCATGAGCACCTGGTGATGGAGACGGAGGGCGGCTGGCGCGTCGGCTTCGTGGACCCCCGCCGCTTCGGCTGCGTGGACCTCGTCCCGCGCGACGCCGAGGACGGCCACAAGCTGCTGGCCGGCCTGGGCCCGGAGCCGCTGGAGCCCGGCTTCACGGTCGAGGCGCTGGAGGCGGCGCTGACCGGCAAGATCACCCCGATCAAGGCCGCCCTGCTGGACCAGAAGGTCGTCGCCGGCCTGGGCAACATCTATGTCAGCGAGGCGCTGTACCGCGCCGGGATCTCGCCCCGGCGGCTGGCCGCCACCATTCCGGGCGCCCGGGCCGGGCGTCTGGTGCCGGCCATCACCTCGGTCCTGACCGAGGCGATCGCGGCCGGTGGCTCGAGCCTGCGCGACTATGTGCGGGCGGATGGCGAGCTCGGCGTCTTCCAGGAACGGTTCGACGTCTATGACCGCGCGGGCCAGCCCTGCGCGCGCTGCCCAGGCCCGCCCGCCTGCTCCGGGATCACCCGGCTTGTGCAGTCGGGCCGATCCACCTTCTACTGCGCCAAACATCAACGCTGA
- a CDS encoding class I SAM-dependent methyltransferase: MTENPETTADFGFRSVPAEEKAGLVREVFDSVAPRYDVMNDLMSLGLHRAWKRIFVNAIQPRPGETLLDLAGGTGDISFLALERGAGRVICSDINAEMLSVGQSRALKKGLVRGLSFLCADAEHIPLPDRSVEKVSMAFGLRNCTDKDAVLREVRRVLRPGGRFHCLEFSRLEVAALAPLYDAWSFKALPALGGRIAQDSESYRYLAESIRMFPDQATLAAMMAAAGLERVQHRNLSGGIVAIHTGWRL; the protein is encoded by the coding sequence ATGACCGAGAACCCCGAGACCACCGCCGATTTCGGCTTTCGCAGCGTCCCCGCCGAGGAAAAGGCCGGGCTGGTGCGCGAAGTCTTCGACAGCGTGGCCCCCCGCTATGACGTGATGAACGACCTGATGTCCCTCGGCCTGCACCGGGCCTGGAAGCGCATCTTCGTCAACGCCATCCAGCCCCGCCCGGGCGAGACGCTGCTCGACCTCGCGGGCGGCACGGGGGACATCTCCTTCCTGGCGCTGGAGCGCGGCGCGGGCCGTGTCATCTGCTCGGACATCAATGCCGAAATGCTCTCGGTCGGCCAGTCGCGCGCGCTGAAGAAGGGGCTGGTGCGCGGCCTCTCCTTCCTGTGTGCCGATGCCGAGCACATCCCGCTGCCGGATCGCAGCGTGGAGAAGGTCAGCATGGCCTTCGGCCTGCGGAACTGCACCGACAAGGACGCCGTGCTGCGCGAGGTGCGGCGCGTGCTGCGCCCGGGCGGGCGCTTCCATTGCCTGGAATTCTCGCGCCTGGAGGTGGCCGCGCTGGCGCCGCTCTATGACGCCTGGTCCTTCAAGGCGCTGCCGGCGCTCGGCGGGCGCATCGCCCAGGATTCCGAGAGCTACCGCTACCTCGCGGAGAGCATCCGCATGTTCCCCGACCAGGCGACGCTGGCCGCGATGATGGCGGCGGCCGGTCTGGAGCGCGTGCAGCACCGCAACCTCTCGGGCGGCATCGTCGCCATCCACACCGGCTGGCGCCTCTAG
- a CDS encoding PaaI family thioesterase encodes MSMPHKDLQARIEASFAQQGLMRVIEARIASVSPGRCVIEAPFRKTMTQQQGFLHAGVLTTLADNACGYATLSLLPPGQEVLTAELKVNFLRPARGVLAIARAEVLKLGRTLTVARAEVWMRAEDGSESLCAAMQATLVPSLTG; translated from the coding sequence ATGAGCATGCCGCACAAGGACCTCCAGGCCCGCATCGAGGCAAGCTTCGCCCAGCAGGGGCTGATGCGCGTGATCGAGGCGCGCATCGCCTCCGTCTCGCCGGGCCGCTGCGTGATCGAGGCGCCTTTCCGCAAGACGATGACGCAGCAGCAGGGCTTCCTGCATGCCGGCGTGCTGACCACGCTGGCCGACAATGCCTGCGGCTATGCCACCCTCTCCCTGCTGCCGCCGGGGCAGGAGGTGCTGACGGCGGAGCTCAAGGTGAATTTCCTGCGCCCCGCGCGTGGTGTGCTGGCCATCGCCCGGGCCGAGGTGCTCAAGCTCGGCCGCACGCTGACCGTGGCGCGCGCCGAGGTCTGGATGCGGGCCGAGGATGGCTCGGAGAGCCTCTGCGCCGCGATGCAGGCGACGCTGGTTCCCTCGCTGACCGGCTGA